In Mucilaginibacter celer, one DNA window encodes the following:
- a CDS encoding fasciclin domain-containing protein, translating into MNKSINQMKHTGLVFCLLLCTLLSACKYDDLSVKKPNETFRLGGDFLKNNYDFSLFYTALQYSGLVDKLNEAGPYTIIAPNNKAFNEIGIQLPGDIYKLNRDSLKQAMAYHIIPRKLTLASFPVNGVDVRYETLAGISLYESIGSFFPGNAAAINQLYFSGSLVYRKDVVLANGTLQAVDKVMKQYPGKTVQSWLASRPNFSIYVSGLKKFGLWDELAGAGPFTIFAPDNQAFINVGMTQEIVDQLNPADYSGPRLFGAYIYYDKSYFMSDRVIFGIINAEGSYKSTPRDDDSSMNWFAGSTYGNLQLLSKITNKWYYMVTLTANDVALSDNLCNNGLVHKISGVLMKPENARKN; encoded by the coding sequence ATGAACAAAAGCATAAATCAAATGAAACATACCGGGCTTGTATTTTGCCTGCTGCTTTGCACGCTGCTGAGCGCCTGCAAATACGACGACCTGAGCGTGAAAAAGCCCAACGAGACTTTCAGGCTTGGCGGCGATTTTTTAAAGAATAATTATGATTTCAGCCTTTTTTATACCGCCCTGCAATACAGCGGTTTGGTTGATAAGCTGAACGAAGCCGGCCCTTACACCATTATAGCGCCAAACAACAAAGCTTTTAACGAGATAGGGATCCAATTACCGGGCGATATTTATAAGCTGAACCGCGACAGCCTGAAACAGGCCATGGCTTATCACATTATCCCCCGTAAACTAACGCTGGCCAGTTTCCCGGTAAATGGTGTGGATGTGCGTTATGAAACGTTGGCTGGTATTTCGCTTTACGAATCTATCGGCTCTTTTTTTCCGGGGAATGCTGCCGCTATAAACCAGCTTTATTTTAGCGGGAGCCTTGTATACCGTAAAGACGTGGTGCTGGCTAACGGCACCTTGCAGGCTGTTGATAAGGTGATGAAGCAATATCCGGGTAAAACCGTGCAGAGCTGGCTGGCCTCGAGGCCCAATTTTAGCATTTATGTTTCGGGTTTGAAAAAATTCGGTCTTTGGGATGAACTTGCCGGGGCCGGGCCGTTCACCATTTTTGCACCCGATAACCAGGCTTTTATTAACGTGGGGATGACGCAGGAGATTGTTGATCAGTTAAACCCGGCCGATTACAGCGGTCCGCGCCTGTTCGGGGCTTATATCTATTACGACAAAAGCTATTTCATGTCGGATAGAGTCATTTTTGGTATTATCAATGCCGAAGGCTCTTATAAAAGCACTCCACGGGATGATGACAGCAGTATGAACTGGTTTGCCGGCTCTACTTATGGCAACCTGCAGCTGCTTTCTAAAATTACCAACAAATGGTATTATATGGTCACCCTTACGGCTAATGATGTGGCTTTGTCGGATAACCTGTGCAACAACGGCCTGGTGCATAAAATATCGGGTGTATTGATGAAGCCCGAAAACGCCAGGAAAAATTAA
- a CDS encoding TonB-dependent receptor, which produces MKRIIKSGLCIALAALLLLVLCPPQAFAQETSGTLSGTVFDAAGAPFPGATVVAIHQPSGTRYAIAADQKGRYYLPNLRIGGPYSIEVSMMGMQPEKRDGITISLGASITLNFVLKNQSQQLGEVVVKATKRGAQASTYGAGKNISASQVRNAPTVSRSITDITRQVPQASKDNSFGGTNFRYNNVTIDGAINNDAIGFSPSLGGQSGTSGMPGSSTRTNPVSLDAIEDMHVYLAPYDVKIGNFTGGSVNAVTRSGTNTLSGSVYGYGRNATLTGNDRVGTLGKMNSDFYDYQTGFRVGFPLIKNKLFFFSNEEITKRRDPAQLKAGQAETSQILSLEDANAISASNLMNAGTAGDFNTYSKSTKFFNRLDWNISDKHQLAIRNNTITSEALYMDRDQQDFRFSSMAFLQKNNQSSTVAELKSRFSQRLSGNLLLGYTRVTDKRDPKGDPSLPQVQIAGRTPGTTIYLGTDREASIFNMKQRTYEVTANLNWTLGNNTFTFGTHNELYNINYGFVNAWNGRVDYLSIEDYLNNNPYRVRGAYNYTNNTRDYILAHPGANFNLNMYSVYVQDEIRVSERLKVIPGLRADMADLPQRPELSSKVQTALADPYYGNTYSYTPLSRINNNYLNKIQLSPRIGFRYDWLSDQSLVLRGGAGLFAGRIPMAWIAYAFYNSGNSYGGLDQKSDQKTFASGSNPLKGGPNGIGDFIAANGAVINNSNSGKTQVDLIDNNFTMPQVLRTSLGIDYSTDSKWKFTVEGIYTKTIKDVLFQQLNVQDNATYYPYDKNRKQPIYSGTTDQRFSNIYLLSNTSQGYRYNITGSISKSIDNVLQASVAYTYGLSKDLSNGVRNSMESNWQLNQALVPNTPALAYSNFDIRHRIVSTISYNKNWNKSGRTNVSLFFSAQSGSPFTYGIVNNSIQGLPQQVSLVYIPQRDEAINFFKDKISGGQTITAAQQAAAFNQYIDGNKYLRNRRGDFTGRNEGRTPWNIQADLHLAHDIFINSAGTRFFTITADVINLTNLLNKSWGIQYFSPNTFNSTASVGLTPVLFLPQQNNNGYPVYEFTTPGKPYSIDYYGSRVQMQLGARYTF; this is translated from the coding sequence ATGAAAAGAATCATAAAATCGGGCCTGTGCATAGCGCTGGCGGCATTGCTGCTGCTTGTACTTTGCCCGCCGCAGGCCTTTGCGCAGGAAACCAGCGGCACGCTGAGCGGTACTGTTTTTGATGCTGCCGGTGCGCCGTTTCCGGGTGCTACCGTAGTAGCCATACACCAGCCATCGGGCACACGCTATGCCATAGCAGCCGACCAGAAAGGCCGGTATTATTTACCCAACCTCCGCATCGGCGGGCCATACTCGATAGAGGTATCGATGATGGGCATGCAGCCCGAAAAACGGGATGGCATCACCATTAGCCTGGGAGCATCAATTACTTTGAATTTCGTGCTGAAAAACCAGTCGCAGCAATTGGGCGAGGTTGTAGTAAAAGCCACTAAACGCGGTGCGCAGGCCAGTACTTACGGGGCCGGTAAAAATATCAGTGCCAGCCAGGTGCGTAATGCGCCTACGGTATCGCGCAGCATTACGGATATTACCCGGCAGGTGCCGCAGGCCAGTAAGGATAACAGTTTTGGCGGTACCAACTTCAGGTATAATAACGTAACTATTGATGGTGCCATTAATAACGATGCCATTGGTTTTAGTCCTTCGCTGGGCGGGCAGTCGGGTACTTCGGGAATGCCGGGTAGCTCAACGCGTACCAACCCGGTATCGTTGGATGCTATTGAGGATATGCATGTTTACCTGGCCCCTTACGATGTTAAGATAGGCAATTTTACAGGCGGCTCGGTAAACGCCGTAACCCGTAGCGGTACCAATACTTTAAGCGGTTCGGTTTATGGCTATGGCCGTAATGCCACACTTACCGGTAACGATAGGGTAGGTACGCTGGGCAAAATGAACAGCGATTTTTACGATTACCAAACCGGTTTCCGCGTAGGTTTCCCGCTGATTAAAAATAAGCTGTTCTTTTTTAGCAACGAGGAGATCACCAAACGCCGCGATCCTGCCCAGTTGAAAGCCGGCCAGGCCGAAACCAGCCAAATCCTGAGCCTGGAAGATGCCAACGCCATCAGCGCCTCCAACCTGATGAATGCCGGCACGGCAGGCGATTTCAACACCTACTCCAAATCGACAAAGTTTTTTAACCGATTGGACTGGAATATCAGCGATAAGCACCAACTGGCTATCCGCAATAACACCATTACTTCCGAAGCATTGTACATGGACCGCGACCAGCAGGATTTCCGCTTCAGCAGCATGGCTTTCCTACAAAAAAATAACCAAAGTTCAACCGTTGCCGAGTTAAAGAGCAGGTTTTCGCAACGGTTATCTGGCAACTTATTATTGGGCTATACCCGCGTAACCGATAAACGTGACCCGAAAGGCGACCCAAGCCTGCCGCAGGTACAGATAGCGGGCCGTACACCCGGCACAACCATTTATCTCGGTACCGATCGCGAAGCAAGCATTTTTAATATGAAGCAACGCACCTACGAGGTTACCGCCAATTTGAACTGGACGCTGGGAAATAACACTTTTACCTTTGGTACGCATAACGAGCTTTACAATATCAACTACGGCTTTGTTAACGCCTGGAACGGCAGGGTTGATTACCTGAGTATTGAAGATTACCTGAATAATAACCCTTACCGCGTACGCGGCGCTTATAATTACACCAACAATACCCGCGATTATATACTTGCTCATCCCGGAGCAAACTTCAACCTGAATATGTACAGTGTGTATGTACAGGACGAGATCCGAGTTTCGGAGCGTTTAAAAGTGATCCCAGGTTTAAGGGCCGATATGGCCGATTTGCCGCAAAGGCCGGAGCTGAGCAGCAAAGTACAAACCGCCCTTGCCGATCCGTATTACGGCAATACCTATAGCTATACTCCGCTAAGTCGCATCAACAATAACTATCTCAACAAAATCCAGCTGTCGCCAAGGATCGGTTTCAGGTATGACTGGCTGAGCGATCAGAGCCTGGTATTGAGGGGTGGAGCGGGCCTGTTTGCCGGCCGTATCCCGATGGCCTGGATTGCTTATGCTTTTTACAACTCGGGCAACAGCTATGGCGGTTTAGATCAGAAAAGCGATCAGAAAACTTTTGCTTCCGGCAGTAATCCGTTAAAAGGCGGCCCTAACGGCATCGGCGATTTTATTGCCGCCAACGGTGCCGTGATCAACAACAGCAACAGCGGTAAAACACAGGTCGATCTGATCGACAATAATTTTACTATGCCGCAGGTGCTGAGAACCAGTTTGGGTATCGATTACAGCACCGATAGCAAATGGAAGTTTACTGTTGAGGGCATCTACACCAAAACCATTAAAGATGTACTGTTTCAACAATTGAACGTACAGGATAACGCCACGTATTATCCTTATGATAAAAACAGGAAACAACCCATTTACAGCGGCACTACCGATCAGCGTTTTTCAAACATCTACCTGTTAAGCAATACCTCGCAGGGCTATCGTTATAACATTACGGGCAGCATTAGCAAGAGCATTGATAATGTGCTGCAGGCATCGGTGGCTTACACTTATGGTTTATCAAAAGATCTTTCGAACGGGGTAAGGAACTCGATGGAAAGTAACTGGCAGTTAAACCAGGCGCTGGTGCCTAACACCCCGGCATTGGCTTACAGTAATTTTGATATCCGCCATCGCATTGTAAGCACCATCAGCTATAACAAAAACTGGAATAAATCGGGCAGGACTAATGTTTCGCTATTCTTTAGCGCGCAATCGGGCAGCCCGTTTACTTATGGTATTGTGAACAATAGCATACAGGGATTACCGCAGCAGGTGAGTTTGGTTTACATACCGCAGCGCGATGAAGCTATTAACTTTTTTAAAGATAAGATAAGCGGCGGCCAAACCATTACCGCCGCGCAACAGGCTGCCGCTTTTAACCAATACATCGATGGGAATAAATACCTGCGTAACCGCCGCGGCGATTTTACCGGCCGGAACGAAGGCCGCACCCCATGGAATATCCAGGCAGATTTGCACCTGGCGCATGATATTTTCATCAACAGCGCAGGTACGCGGTTTTTTACCATCACTGCCGATGTGATCAACCTTACTAACCTGCTTAACAAAAGCTGGGGCATTCAGTATTTCTCGCCAAATACATTTAACTCAACGGCCAGTGTTGGTTTAACGCCTGTACTATTCCTTCCGCAGCAAAATAATAATGGCTACCCGGTTTACGAGTTTACCACGCCGGGCAAACCATACAGTATTGATTACTATGGTTCGAGGGTGCAGATGCAGCTGGGGGCCAGGTACACTTTTTAA
- a CDS encoding IPT/TIG domain-containing protein has translation MIQDPTKTYTLLLMLLLVLIGGCKKDKNEHPVLVFKVVNYFPNSGNTGTLITIEGSGFDNDLSKYTATVVGKQAEVVSATANYVVVMVPAGSGTGKIELKYAGNVHDIGTYTYQALSVKAISPNRGPVGTNIRIRGEGFSDPDKPAVVTINGNPANIVSLSDTLIIATVPDKTLSGPVEVKVKESSSKGPNFRVQALFDITPKTGGKGTKVTLIGSGFETEVAKNQVTFNGKAAQILEATETKLLVQAPDGVQTGRVNLKIEDTPIEGPVFTVIAPPTISLITPLSGPAGTEVTITGTGFSTIAGETKVAINGKDAVIKSVTATELKVTVPVNTGTGNIQVSVNDQVVAGPVYTEQAVGISGFSPDNGNVGTVVTITGVGFSTTPANNTVTFNGVVAKVNAATATQLVVVAPQGVSTGFIKVRVNGVEAVSPKVFQTSGVITITTGLPHTSVNAFCAGQHGEFYVLFRTYNQVYKVDPNGTVTLYAGDPNGRTGNNEGIGTLGRFTAPVGIVMDKQGNLFVAEASGNIKKIAPNGMVTMYVASASIGASGLAIDNQDRLYIGARSGSFFGFVIVTNGVPNYSFDLYADPEGRMAIDGVGKVYGSDLDATGRYAIGDGSYERLIGDYSAGYADGSYSDARFGTIGNMIWADTKKLVLVCDPENNALRAINPATQKVTTIFKTQKGFKDGGLADALFGDITDVTIAPNGDIFILDKTNKAIRKVTF, from the coding sequence ATGATACAAGATCCAACCAAAACATACACCCTGCTGCTGATGCTGCTATTGGTGCTTATTGGCGGATGTAAAAAAGATAAAAACGAGCACCCCGTGCTCGTTTTTAAAGTAGTTAACTATTTTCCCAACAGCGGTAATACGGGTACGTTGATCACCATTGAAGGTTCTGGTTTTGATAACGATCTATCAAAATACACGGCTACCGTTGTGGGCAAACAGGCCGAGGTGGTGAGCGCTACGGCCAATTACGTGGTGGTGATGGTACCGGCGGGATCAGGTACCGGGAAAATTGAATTGAAGTATGCTGGTAACGTACATGATATAGGTACCTATACCTATCAGGCATTAAGTGTAAAAGCCATCTCGCCAAACCGCGGCCCCGTGGGTACTAATATCCGTATCAGGGGCGAGGGTTTCAGTGACCCTGATAAACCGGCTGTGGTAACTATTAACGGTAATCCGGCTAATATCGTGAGCCTTTCGGACACGCTGATCATAGCCACCGTACCCGATAAAACACTTAGCGGCCCGGTAGAGGTTAAGGTAAAGGAAAGTTCATCAAAAGGGCCCAACTTCAGGGTGCAGGCGTTGTTTGATATTACACCGAAAACAGGTGGTAAAGGTACCAAAGTAACCCTGATAGGTTCGGGTTTTGAAACCGAGGTTGCCAAAAACCAGGTTACGTTTAACGGTAAGGCAGCCCAGATACTGGAAGCTACCGAAACCAAGCTGCTGGTGCAAGCCCCGGATGGGGTGCAAACCGGCAGGGTGAACCTTAAAATTGAGGATACCCCTATTGAAGGCCCGGTATTTACTGTGATAGCACCGCCAACCATCAGCCTGATAACACCGCTAAGCGGCCCTGCCGGAACTGAAGTTACCATTACCGGCACAGGTTTCAGCACTATTGCAGGCGAAACCAAAGTAGCTATAAACGGGAAGGATGCTGTTATTAAATCGGTAACCGCTACTGAGCTTAAGGTAACCGTACCGGTAAATACAGGTACAGGCAATATCCAGGTTTCTGTAAATGACCAGGTAGTTGCTGGGCCGGTATACACCGAGCAGGCTGTGGGTATTTCGGGTTTTAGTCCGGATAATGGTAATGTGGGCACTGTAGTTACAATAACCGGTGTTGGTTTCAGTACCACTCCGGCAAATAACACGGTTACCTTTAACGGCGTGGTGGCTAAGGTGAATGCAGCTACGGCAACGCAGTTAGTGGTTGTGGCACCGCAAGGCGTATCTACCGGTTTTATTAAGGTGCGTGTTAATGGCGTTGAAGCGGTTTCGCCTAAGGTATTCCAGACCTCGGGTGTGATCACCATTACAACGGGTTTGCCACATACATCGGTTAACGCGTTCTGTGCCGGCCAGCACGGAGAGTTTTATGTTTTATTCCGGACCTATAATCAGGTTTATAAAGTTGATCCGAACGGCACGGTAACCTTATATGCAGGCGACCCTAATGGCCGCACCGGCAACAACGAAGGCATCGGGACCTTAGGTAGGTTTACCGCGCCGGTTGGCATAGTAATGGATAAACAAGGAAACTTGTTTGTAGCAGAAGCAAGTGGCAACATCAAGAAGATTGCGCCTAACGGTATGGTTACCATGTACGTGGCATCAGCCTCGATAGGGGCAAGCGGTTTAGCTATCGATAACCAGGACAGGCTATACATAGGCGCACGCTCGGGCAGCTTCTTCGGTTTTGTTATTGTTACCAATGGGGTGCCAAATTATAGTTTCGACTTATATGCCGATCCGGAAGGCCGTATGGCTATTGATGGCGTGGGTAAAGTTTATGGATCAGACCTTGATGCCACAGGCCGATATGCTATTGGCGATGGCAGTTACGAAAGGCTGATAGGTGACTACTCTGCCGGTTACGCCGATGGCAGCTACAGCGATGCCCGTTTCGGTACAATTGGTAACATGATCTGGGCCGATACCAAAAAACTGGTACTGGTGTGCGACCCGGAAAATAACGCCCTGCGCGCCATAAACCCGGCCACACAAAAAGTGACCACCATTTTTAAAACCCAGAAAGGATTTAAAGACGGCGGCCTGGCCGATGCCCTGTTTGGAGATATTACCGACGTAACCATAGCACCTAACGGCGATATTTTTATACTGGATAAAACCAACAAAGCTATCCGAAAGGTGACTTTTTAA
- a CDS encoding fasciclin domain-containing protein: MKFTMKKWKLQMICGLLACLAFGCKKQEFTLPPVGDKIPYEDEKLPALKEVIAQSHATLFYKAWQRSNMDAILKAQATPKTYFTVLLPGNAAMESAGYNEQKIQVAEPKELDSLLMFYTLRDRIRPEDLVGKTDNYNARTLLYRPDLQTTATNGPGYTYNYRIQLLVKDSKTYANGKIVGSGKSVAAKDGYIWLLDQPIVKPTKTILKFLDDDGRFTLLLQLLRYTDAQYNKIESDATGYPGSRKSFANWFGWDYIIPGPGSSIRQVVSTTLFLPTDAAFKAAGFSNLQDLMAFNTRRGLPHWGTTPTGGGTMVGAFATDTLLNYSVNWGKMINIPADSYYAKFASDVPVFYSNVMGSPILSNYVVAGALDLSNPQKPDGEYYMPLDFTADGTGNINLKVKGSEAEPAKIIQADMLTMMGPVNAIDHLLLPKGYKLK, encoded by the coding sequence ATGAAATTCACCATGAAGAAATGGAAACTACAAATGATATGCGGCCTGTTGGCTTGCCTTGCTTTTGGCTGCAAAAAGCAGGAATTTACGCTGCCGCCCGTGGGCGATAAAATCCCTTACGAGGATGAAAAGCTGCCTGCGCTGAAAGAAGTGATTGCCCAATCGCATGCTACTTTATTTTATAAAGCCTGGCAGCGCAGCAATATGGACGCCATACTAAAAGCACAGGCTACGCCTAAAACTTACTTCACCGTATTGCTGCCCGGCAACGCCGCCATGGAAAGCGCTGGCTACAACGAACAAAAGATACAGGTGGCCGAACCAAAAGAACTGGATTCGCTGCTGATGTTTTATACGTTGCGCGACAGGATACGCCCGGAAGATTTAGTCGGCAAAACAGATAATTACAACGCCCGCACCTTATTATACCGGCCAGACCTGCAAACAACAGCAACTAACGGGCCGGGTTACACCTATAATTACCGGATTCAGTTGTTGGTTAAGGATAGCAAAACTTACGCTAATGGTAAAATAGTGGGTTCTGGAAAATCAGTGGCAGCAAAGGACGGGTACATCTGGTTATTGGATCAGCCTATAGTTAAACCTACCAAAACCATTTTAAAGTTTTTGGATGATGACGGCCGTTTTACGCTTTTATTGCAGCTTCTGCGCTATACCGATGCGCAATATAACAAAATAGAGTCGGACGCGACAGGTTATCCGGGTAGCCGTAAAAGCTTTGCAAATTGGTTTGGCTGGGATTATATAATTCCGGGTCCAGGTTCAAGTATCCGCCAGGTGGTATCAACTACGCTCTTTCTGCCAACCGATGCTGCTTTTAAAGCCGCCGGGTTTAGCAACCTGCAGGATTTGATGGCGTTTAACACGCGCCGCGGCTTACCCCATTGGGGCACTACACCAACAGGCGGCGGCACCATGGTGGGTGCTTTCGCTACCGATACCTTGCTTAATTACAGCGTAAACTGGGGTAAAATGATCAATATTCCCGCCGACTCCTATTATGCCAAGTTCGCCTCGGATGTGCCGGTATTTTACAGTAATGTGATGGGGAGCCCGATACTATCTAATTATGTGGTTGCCGGGGCGCTGGATTTAAGTAACCCGCAAAAACCAGATGGTGAGTATTACATGCCCCTTGATTTTACTGCCGACGGGACCGGGAACATCAACTTGAAGGTTAAAGGATCAGAGGCTGAGCCCGCTAAAATTATCCAGGCTGATATGCTTACTATGATGGGGCCGGTTAACGCGATTGATCATTTGCTTTTACCAAAGGGGTACAAATTAAAATAA
- a CDS encoding DUF4397 domain-containing protein has product MKKITSVFTKLQPVVLVWFMATALCLTACKKNKMDLRNDNRFTTTPMPVSTSRIVNLAGFNQVRANGRAITDSVFHDPDGPDYYKFTGTDYFPKNGLMGATWQIQQALFASPNGLELKFSYVGKAGFTPVPFTMPAIKEEYNKPMDYYLLPTNAAGSLPNYYAVERGAVQPSKPDHFKIRIINLTAPVSGTIFSPIGQLEDLTGPVTLTYADGTPVAAQTSNVTTDQHVSDYLELPYGAYQFKVLTANGRQVPGASPSDSRFMDIYPTTSTVAVIANGVINNSKLTFAPINTYQPGGVYTIVVTPYNFNYDRSPSEASSGAFQNAFTVITDLSAPANITYCRVQAVNALPGDNQVSFRVNGQALSAGLGFGQSSAYSNLIQGDYNIEAVNASGTVLASLKQTLKASQNYTAWLYPDAAGKSQLLLVPNDLSGLSTVVAGNPQDASAGTYRSDYLFNTRCLNLSPDNQYITFTFDNGQPAAANLRPGILNPGNPYVNQGIADFYKPFELMAYRSLPDVVPGTWAKDIEVFKSENFIANPALYTTPARALPAAEPGIYTAALIGRSGANVPVAEKAKIILVKHNR; this is encoded by the coding sequence ATGAAGAAGATCACATCAGTGTTTACAAAACTTCAACCGGTGGTGCTGGTATGGTTCATGGCTACGGCCCTATGCCTTACAGCCTGCAAAAAAAATAAAATGGATTTGCGAAACGATAACCGTTTCACAACCACGCCTATGCCGGTTTCTACCTCGCGCATTGTTAACCTTGCCGGGTTTAACCAGGTAAGGGCCAACGGCCGCGCAATAACGGATTCGGTATTTCATGATCCCGACGGCCCGGATTACTATAAATTTACAGGCACCGATTATTTTCCCAAAAACGGGTTAATGGGCGCTACCTGGCAAATTCAGCAGGCTTTGTTTGCATCGCCCAATGGTTTGGAGTTAAAGTTCAGTTATGTGGGTAAGGCAGGTTTTACGCCCGTTCCCTTCACCATGCCGGCCATTAAAGAGGAATATAACAAGCCGATGGATTACTACCTGCTGCCTACCAATGCTGCAGGCAGTTTGCCAAACTATTACGCCGTAGAACGCGGTGCCGTACAACCATCAAAGCCCGATCATTTCAAAATCAGGATCATTAACCTTACAGCACCGGTAAGCGGTACCATCTTTTCGCCCATAGGGCAATTGGAAGATTTGACCGGACCGGTAACGCTTACCTACGCCGATGGTACGCCGGTGGCCGCCCAAACCAGTAATGTTACTACAGATCAGCATGTATCTGATTATTTAGAACTTCCTTACGGCGCCTACCAATTCAAGGTGCTTACCGCCAACGGCCGCCAGGTTCCGGGTGCTTCACCGTCCGATTCCCGGTTTATGGACATTTATCCAACTACATCTACCGTAGCGGTGATTGCCAATGGGGTTATTAACAACAGCAAACTCACATTTGCCCCCATCAATACCTATCAGCCCGGCGGTGTTTACACTATTGTTGTTACCCCGTATAATTTTAATTATGACAGATCGCCCTCGGAAGCCAGCAGCGGGGCTTTTCAAAACGCTTTTACGGTAATAACCGATCTTAGCGCCCCTGCTAATATTACCTATTGCCGTGTGCAGGCGGTAAATGCTCTGCCGGGCGATAACCAGGTAAGCTTCCGGGTAAACGGGCAGGCTTTATCTGCCGGTCTTGGCTTTGGCCAGTCATCCGCATACAGCAACCTCATCCAGGGCGATTATAATATCGAAGCTGTAAATGCCTCCGGTACCGTATTGGCTTCGCTTAAGCAAACCCTTAAAGCATCGCAAAACTATACGGCATGGCTATATCCCGATGCGGCAGGCAAAAGCCAGTTATTATTGGTACCTAATGATTTGAGTGGCCTATCTACCGTGGTGGCAGGTAACCCGCAGGATGCCAGCGCCGGTACCTACCGGAGTGATTATTTGTTTAACACGCGCTGCCTTAACCTCTCGCCCGATAATCAATACATCACTTTTACCTTCGATAACGGACAACCGGCGGCCGCAAACCTTCGTCCGGGGATCCTGAATCCGGGGAATCCTTATGTAAACCAGGGGATAGCTGATTTCTATAAACCTTTTGAGTTAATGGCTTACCGCTCCCTGCCCGATGTTGTGCCCGGCACCTGGGCTAAGGATATCGAAGTATTTAAAAGCGAAAATTTTATAGCCAACCCGGCGCTTTATACCACACCGGCGCGCGCGTTGCCTGCCGCAGAGCCGGGTATTTATACGGCCGCCCTCATCGGCCGCTCAGGTGCTAATGTGCCTGTTGCCGAAAAAGCGAAAATCATCTTAGTAAAACATAACCGATAA
- a CDS encoding fasciclin domain-containing protein produces MKKDRRSRHLNYIGCALVLLLLMGASACKKNIDVGTVDPNSLDRVIADNFNLSIFNAVLKYSRQDKMLQEKGPFTVLVPSDDAFSSIYPNAAGVGLADKSVLARIARYHIVDGRFELSKLPFRFNQELPSRGGKLYVTRWVKGTDTVLTINGARVLAKNVAGSNGLIQVMNRVLTPYVHEKLGNALAAEPDITLFYQAVLSAGMLETINGTGPYTILAPNNTAMQALGYATVAQVSNTDPEVLKRLVSYHIIRDRRFVYDYILGSGGDVVIKQNMLDDNSISVNLIADSSQPGGFSGITVKGPGNTSPIQLSKQDILTGNGVLHIIDGVLRTGF; encoded by the coding sequence ATGAAAAAAGATAGAAGATCAAGACACCTCAATTACATAGGGTGCGCCCTTGTTTTGCTGTTGCTGATGGGGGCGAGCGCCTGTAAAAAAAACATAGATGTAGGTACGGTTGATCCAAATAGCCTTGACCGGGTTATTGCCGATAACTTTAACCTTTCCATCTTCAACGCGGTTTTAAAATACAGCAGGCAGGACAAAATGCTGCAGGAAAAAGGACCTTTTACTGTTTTGGTACCATCAGATGATGCCTTTAGCAGCATTTACCCAAATGCCGCCGGTGTTGGTCTTGCCGATAAAAGTGTACTTGCGCGTATAGCCCGCTATCATATTGTTGATGGCCGCTTTGAGCTGAGTAAGCTGCCATTCAGGTTTAACCAGGAACTACCCTCGCGCGGCGGCAAACTTTACGTAACCCGCTGGGTAAAAGGTACAGATACGGTGTTGACCATTAATGGCGCACGTGTGCTGGCCAAAAACGTTGCAGGCTCCAACGGGTTAATCCAGGTGATGAACAGGGTACTTACCCCTTATGTGCACGAAAAGCTGGGCAACGCCCTCGCCGCCGAACCGGATATTACGCTTTTTTACCAGGCGGTACTATCTGCCGGGATGCTCGAAACCATAAACGGTACAGGGCCTTATACCATCCTCGCACCAAACAATACAGCCATGCAGGCCCTTGGTTACGCCACCGTAGCCCAGGTAAGCAATACCGACCCGGAAGTGCTGAAACGCCTGGTAAGCTACCACATTATCCGCGACAGAAGGTTTGTGTACGATTACATTTTAGGTTCGGGCGGCGATGTGGTGATTAAACAAAATATGCTGGATGATAACAGCATTTCGGTTAACCTGATTGCCGATAGCAGCCAGCCCGGAGGCTTTAGCGGTATCACGGTAAAAGGGCCGGGCAACACGTCGCCCATCCAGCTCAGCAAGCAGGATATACTTACCGGTAACGGGGTTTTACACATTATTGACGGCGTTTTGCGCACGGGTTTTTAA